ATGGCTCATCGTTCTTTTACCCCATCGATGGAGCTATCGCCCCCTGAGTTCGACCTGGAGAGTGAGCCGGAAACATCAACCATACCTGATGATCCTTTAGATAGTCCCTATCCCATTCCTTGGCCTTGGTTGCTAGAAACGCAACAGGAATTTAATGATAAGCAAGTAGTGGGTCAACGTTATTATCGCAGTCAGGCTTTAGTTTCTCCTGATGGCGAATATGCGGCCTATACAAGAATCAACATGGTAGCTGATCCCCAACTCTATCGCTCTCAGGCCACCAGCGTCATGTTTTTAGAGAACTTAAAAACAGGGGAATTACAGGTTATTCGGGCGGGTTCTCCTATTGCAGCACATTTACAAGAAATCGCAAAAACTGAAGAAGTGCCAGGGGCTATATCAATTTTAATGCCCATTTCCTGGTCGGCCAATGGCGATCGCTTATTATCCCGTCAAGTTGAGGGCTTTTTTAGTACCTCTGATGTAACTGATTATGGGGTAATTTGGGAACGTCAAACCAACCAAACTACGACATTAAAGCCGTCTGAAGATGAAGAAAGTACAGCTATCTTGTTAGGATGGAATAATGTACAAGGGGAACAAGTTTTGTTTCAGACAGGACAATTAGGGGACGAAGACTGGCCGGTATTAGCCGTGTCTGCCAATGGTCAAACGGTTGTGGCTAAAAATCCAGAACCTGTTACCTATGGTCGTTTAGTGAGTCGTAGTTGGACAGGATCTCAAACTTTGCAATGATGTTCCAGTTAGATGTAGGGGTCAACGGCCGTTGACCCCTACATCTAAGCTTAAAACTAGGCTATTTGTCAAGATTTTTGTGATTATTCTTAACCGAATATTCCTTATTATTACGAAGAAATCGACTGCTAAGTGTAATGCGCGACCTCTATACTTGGTATTTAATAGCTGAATCGAAATGTTTAGGCTGTAATCGTTTAGCAAATATTTTACTCTATGATGTCAGCAGAGCCAACTTTTTTGTGCATTACATGAAAAGCAGAACTATAAAAAAGCTTGATTTTTTCTCCACATTTTTTTTGTATAATTTCCCTTAATTCTGAAAATAGGTCATTTTTAATCTGTTGTTCTAATTTAAAATAAGGAGAATAAGTCGTTAATAGCATTAAATAGTCATCAAGGGTATAGTTAACTTCAGTTCTAAAGTTTTTTGTAATGAAGTTGTCAAATTTCTCTGAGTCAATACTCATTTCTCCTAACTGTTTTAAAATTGCTTCTTGGGTTTCTTGATCTTCGTATTTATACAAAGAAGGAGCATATTTTTGATAGCTTGCTGATAAACTTTGGTAAACTTCATATTCAGGTTGAAGTTCTTTATTCCATAACAAAATTAAATAACCTTTGTCTTTTAAACTATCAGCAGCTTTGGGATATCCTATTTCTGGAGGTATCCAATGAAAAGAACTAGCTGCTAAGACAATATCAAAGTTTTCAGATTCTAATTCCCATTCTTCAAAAGAAGTATTTTTTATGGTTATATTAGGATAAGATTGACAATTTTTTTGAGCTAATTGACAAAAATCTGGATTCGGTTCAATACATAAAATTGAGCAACCTAATTTAGCAAAGGAAACAGTAGCAATTCCTGGTCCACATCCGACTTCAAGTATTCTAGTATTAGCAGTAATCTGAGCTAATTCTATCACTTGATCAACTAAAATTTGAGGATAACGAGGTCTAACTTTATTATAAGCTTCTGCGGCAGGAGAATACCAATTACTTCGTTGCTTTAAGTCTTTACTATACAAATCTTTTAATTGTTCTTTTAAAGTATCCATAAGATGCAAGTTTTTACGTTGAATGCACCTCCAAGTATAACGAAGTTGAGTATCGTACAAAATAAATTACCCACAATGCTGTAGGGGTGGGTTTTTGACAAAAATTGATGATTGGACTTCCTGCCCCTTCACAGACGACAAAATCATATTCAAGGGCTAATCTTTCCAAAGATGAGGTAATAGCTTCCCAACCTAAATTAAAATAATTTTCGTAATATTCACTGGCCTTAGTTGTCCCGATTACTTTACCTTTAATAATGACTTGGGAGGTCATATTTCCTTATTATCTTTCATGGCTACCCATAAGGTTAACTCAAAGGGAGAACAAAATAAAGCTCTTTGGGCCCTCTGTTGCGTGTGGGTTGAGTAGTTAAGGGGGAAAGTGTTCTGGGGTTGAGTTGGAGGTATCATAATCAGGGGACTCTAAGAATATAAAAGTTTTTTTTATCTTAATGATCAGGAATTACTTTCCTTAATATAATAAATGCTTAATAAATGCTAGGATTCACCTATAATTCCTAAGTATTAATACTTTTTTTGAAAAAACGAGTTAAATGAGCCTATCCGCAAACCAACTTAGAGTTACGTCTTCCCCTGACTTAACTCGCTGGCTGGAACAGCAAAACATCAGTATTGCTGCTACCACCTACCAAACTAACCGCCTTTTTTTTGTCAGTGGCCAAGCTAACGGAAGGCTGAAACTGCACGAAAGACTATTCGACAAACCAATGGGATTATATGTAGCAGCAAATCGCCTCTACATGACCACCCGTTATCAAATTTGGGATTTCCATAATCTTCTTGATAGTGGGGAAAAATCACAGGAAGCAGACCGCCTCTATGTCCCCCGCACCGCTTACACCACCGGGGATGTTAACGCCCATGAAATAGTATTAGACAATGCACAAAACGTGATTTTTGTCAATACCGATTTTAGTTGTTTAGCCACAATTAATCCCGATTATAGTTTTGTTCCCCTGTGGCGACCCTCATTTATCTCGAAATTAGTGCCGGAAGATCGTTGTCACCTCAACGGTTTGGCTATGGTGGAGGGCAAACCTGCTTATGTCACTGCCTGTAGTGCCACAGATACGGCGGCTGGATGGCGTAATCATCGCCTTGATGGGGGAGTCGTCATAGATGTTAACCACAACGAAATTATTGTCACAGGTTTATCCATGCCCCATTCTCCCCGTTGGTATCAGGGGAAATTGTGGTTACTCAATTCTGGGACAGGGGAATTTGGCTACATCCAAGATCAACGCTTCGATCCTATCATATTTTGCCCTGGATTTGTGCGCGGGTTAGCCTTTTGGCAAAACTTTGCCTTTGTCGGACTATCTCAATTACGTTCTCAGAGTTTTAGCGGCTTACCTCTAGAAAAACGCCTTATGTCTGAGGGAAATCGCCCCCAATCTGGGTTAATGGTGATTGACTTACAAACGGGTAAAACCCTGCACTGGCTATATTTTCAGAGTATAATTGAAGAATTGTTTGATGTAGTGGTTTTGCCTGGAGTTAGTCAACCTGAAACGATTGGGTTACAGGGGGATGAAATTCAACGATTGGTGACGTTTCCTGAGAGTGGAGGCATTGTTATCACCAAACCTACGGCCAAACGCCCCAGTAAGGGCGCAACTCCCCCTATTGCCGGTTTACCCCAACCTACTGAGGCGATCGCACAATTACCGACAGATCAGCCAATTTCCCCTGTAGGGGCGCAAGGTTTGGCATCAGAGGTTAAATATCAACGGGTGTATCACCTCAATAGCAGTAATGCCCTAGATTACGATGAATTGACCTTTCCTCGGTTACGGCAGCGTTGGCAAAAAACCCCACCCCAAGGGGAATTAACGGGACTTTCGGCTTCTATTAACGGGTCAATAGTGGGATTGGCGATCGCCGAACGTTTAAACGTGGAAACGGCGAAAATTATTTCTCTTTTTGTGTTGCCCGATTATCGAAAACAAGGGATTGGCACAAGGTTAGTGGCTTATTTGGAAAGGGAATTAAAGACTCAAGGCTTTCAAGAGTTAGTTTTGAGCTATTCCACCAGTTCCTCGACTTCTTTGGCATTAGAAGGGATTTTACAAAGATTACAATGGCAACCGCCTCAAATTACCTTACTGCTAGGCAAAACCGCTACAGAAAATATTGCTAAAGTAGATTGGTTAAACAAGTTTCCCCTACCTCCCTCCCTTGAGGTATTTTCCTGGCCAGAGGCGGGTTTATCTTTGCCCGCTTCTGTGGAGAAAGAC
This genomic window from Aphanothece sacrum FPU1 contains:
- a CDS encoding class I SAM-dependent methyltransferase, with amino-acid sequence MDTLKEQLKDLYSKDLKQRSNWYSPAAEAYNKVRPRYPQILVDQVIELAQITANTRILEVGCGPGIATVSFAKLGCSILCIEPNPDFCQLAQKNCQSYPNITIKNTSFEEWELESENFDIVLAASSFHWIPPEIGYPKAADSLKDKGYLILLWNKELQPEYEVYQSLSASYQKYAPSLYKYEDQETQEAILKQLGEMSIDSEKFDNFITKNFRTEVNYTLDDYLMLLTTYSPYFKLEQQIKNDLFSELREIIQKKCGEKIKLFYSSAFHVMHKKVGSADIIE
- a CDS encoding TIGR03032 family protein; amino-acid sequence: MSLSANQLRVTSSPDLTRWLEQQNISIAATTYQTNRLFFVSGQANGRLKLHERLFDKPMGLYVAANRLYMTTRYQIWDFHNLLDSGEKSQEADRLYVPRTAYTTGDVNAHEIVLDNAQNVIFVNTDFSCLATINPDYSFVPLWRPSFISKLVPEDRCHLNGLAMVEGKPAYVTACSATDTAAGWRNHRLDGGVVIDVNHNEIIVTGLSMPHSPRWYQGKLWLLNSGTGEFGYIQDQRFDPIIFCPGFVRGLAFWQNFAFVGLSQLRSQSFSGLPLEKRLMSEGNRPQSGLMVIDLQTGKTLHWLYFQSIIEELFDVVVLPGVSQPETIGLQGDEIQRLVTFPESGGIVITKPTAKRPSKGATPPIAGLPQPTEAIAQLPTDQPISPVGAQGLASEVKYQRVYHLNSSNALDYDELTFPRLRQRWQKTPPQGELTGLSASINGSIVGLAIAERLNVETAKIISLFVLPDYRKQGIGTRLVAYLERELKTQGFQELVLSYSTSSSTSLALEGILQRLQWQPPQITLLLGKTATENIAKVDWLNKFPLPPSLEVFSWPEAGLSLPASVEKDRLEPLNSLGLRQGKEVVGWVLTHRVAPDTIRYTTWEVAKPFESRGRGISLLAEAIRRQINSDVPYLTGSVSHHYPRLLQFVGRHLMPYLTGVGEVRQTSKLIKSSEEN